The stretch of DNA GTATGAGCTTCGGGAGCGACCGCGAGTGGATGCTCGACGCCGACGAGGGCCGGGACCTCGTCGAGCGGGCCATCGAACTCGGCGTGAACTTCTTCGACACCGCCAACGTCTACTCGGGCGGCGAGAGCGAGGCGATCCTCGGGGACGTGCTGTCGGAGTACGACCGCGACGAGCAGGTCGTGGCGACGAAGGTCCGGTTCCCGGGGGCCAGCGACCACCGGAACGCCCGCGGCCTCTCGCGGAAGACCGTCGAGCAGGAGCTGTCGAACTCCCTCGATCGACTGGGGATGGACACCGTCGACCTCTACCAGATCCACCGCTGGGACCCCGACACGCCCATCGAGACGACGCTGCGGGCACTCGACGACGCCGTCCGGCGCGGCCAGGTCCGGCACATCGGGGCTTCCTCGATGTGGGCCAGGCAGTTCCAGCGCGCGCTGCACGTCAGCGACCGCGAGGGCCTGGCCCGCTTCGAGACGATGCAGAACCTCTACCACCTCGCCTACCGCGAGGAGGAACGCGAGATGCTGCCGCTCTGTGACCGCGAGAACGTCGGCGTCGTGCCGTGGAGCCCGCTGGGTGCTGGCTACCTCGCCCGGCCACACGACGAGTTCGACGCGACGACCCGGGGGGTCCACGAGAACGAGAACGCCGAGGTGCCCTACGACGAGGGACCGGGCAGCGAGGCGATCAACGAACGCGTCGGCGAACTCGCCGCCGAGTACGGCGTCACTCGCGCCCAGATCGCGCTGGCCTGGCACTTCGAGAACGAGTACACCACCGCGCCCATCGTCGGCACCTCAAGCGTCGAGCACCTGGAGGAGGCCGTCGAGGCGCTGGAGATCGACCTCTCGGCGTCCGATATGGAGTACCTCGAGGAGCCGTACGAGCCGGTGCCGGTGTACGGGCACGAGTAGGGAGGGGCCGAGCGTCAGCGAGGGCCCTCCGAAAGCGAGCGGCGACAGCCGCGAGCGCGACGACCCGCGGAACGGGAGCGGAGTATCGGCCGCCCGGTCAGAGCAGTTCGCCGCGCGCCACCGGCACCACGTTCCCGCCGACCTCGACGTCGACCGCGTCGCCGCCGGCGTCGGCCCGGAGGTGCAACAGCGACGGCCGCCCCATCTCGTGGCCCTGCTCGACGCGGGCCTCGACGGTCGCGTCGCCGAAGTACTCGTGGCGGGCCAGGTAGGCCGCGAGACAGCCGTTCGAGGAGCCGGTCGCGGGGTCCTCGGGCACGTCGTAGAAGGGCGCGAACACGCGGTCGGCGAGGTCGTTGGCGTCCTCGCGGGGGTCCGGACAGAACGCCAGCACGTTCTTGGCCGCGCGGTCGCCGGTCACGCGGTCGTACGCCGCGGGGTCGAGGTCGATGCCCGTCACCGCCGCCCGGTCGACCAGCGGGACGACGACCGTCGGCAGGCCCGTCGAGACGACCTGGACCGGCCAGTCGGGGTCGACGGCGTCCTCGGGCAGCCCGAGCACCTCGGCGAGGTCGGCGTGGGGGAGTTCCTCGCCGAACTCGGGCGGCTGCTGGGTCATCCACAGCGTCTCGTCGCCGTCGACGGTGCGGACCTCGACCGGCACCTCGCCGACGCCGAGGTCCAGCACCACGTCATCGGGGCGGCCGTCGGCGAGGTGCGTCCGGATCACGTGGGCCGTCCCCAGCGTCGGGTGGCCGGCGAAGGGGATCTCCTCGACGGGGGTGAAGATGCGGACCGGCCAGGCCCCGTCCTCGGGCGGTCCCGTGACGAACGTGGTCTCGGAGTAGTCCATCTCCGCGGCGAC from Haloarcula litorea encodes:
- a CDS encoding aldo/keto reductase yields the protein MEYTTLGSTGMEVSKVCLGCMSFGSDREWMLDADEGRDLVERAIELGVNFFDTANVYSGGESEAILGDVLSEYDRDEQVVATKVRFPGASDHRNARGLSRKTVEQELSNSLDRLGMDTVDLYQIHRWDPDTPIETTLRALDDAVRRGQVRHIGASSMWARQFQRALHVSDREGLARFETMQNLYHLAYREEEREMLPLCDRENVGVVPWSPLGAGYLARPHDEFDATTRGVHENENAEVPYDEGPGSEAINERVGELAAEYGVTRAQIALAWHFENEYTTAPIVGTSSVEHLEEAVEALEIDLSASDMEYLEEPYEPVPVYGHE
- a CDS encoding PhzF family phenazine biosynthesis protein, producing the protein MSRPLHLVDVFARQRYAGNQLAVVADAGGLSTEEMQAVAAEMDYSETTFVTGPPEDGAWPVRIFTPVEEIPFAGHPTLGTAHVIRTHLADGRPDDVVLDLGVGEVPVEVRTVDGDETLWMTQQPPEFGEELPHADLAEVLGLPEDAVDPDWPVQVVSTGLPTVVVPLVDRAAVTGIDLDPAAYDRVTGDRAAKNVLAFCPDPREDANDLADRVFAPFYDVPEDPATGSSNGCLAAYLARHEYFGDATVEARVEQGHEMGRPSLLHLRADAGGDAVDVEVGGNVVPVARGELL